A genomic stretch from Ictalurus punctatus breed USDA103 chromosome 2, Coco_2.0, whole genome shotgun sequence includes:
- the LOC108259793 gene encoding Ig heavy chain V region 5A, translating to MFSTFLLLLLAAASNVHCVELTQPASMTVQPGQSLSINCKVSYSVTSYSTAWIRQPAGKALEWINLIYYDGDIRQKDSLKNKFVISRDTSSNTVTLQGQNMQTEDTAVYYCARYPQ from the exons atgttctCTACATTTCTACTGCTCCTGCTGGCAGCTGCTTCCA aTGTGCATTGTGTTGAACTGACTCAGCCTGCTTCCATGACAGTCCAGCCAGGCCAGAGTCTCTCCATCAACTGCAAggtttcatattcagttaccaGCTATAGTACAGCTTGGATccgacaacctgcaggaaaagctctggAGTGGATCAATTTAATTTACTATGATGGGGATATTCGTCAGAAAGATTCACTTAAAAACAAGTTTGTCATCTCTCGAGACACATCCAGTAACACCGTGACCTTACAGGGacagaacatgcagactgaagacacagctgtgtattactgtgctCGTTAcccacagtga